TCGATTCTTCGGGCAAGTCCTTTCTGTTGGTGCGAACCGTCCCTGTAGCTAGGATGCTCATCTCAGCGAGAGTTTCCATTAGGCGAGTGCAGGTAAAATAGTTATAAAAGAATAGCCGCGTTCCAGGCTGCACGTTCTCTGACAGAGAAAGTACGACATGCTCACCAAGGCTTTGATTGGCCGGGCTTTGTGCGTTCTTCCCTTCAGACACCTGAAATTGCAGCGAATAGCCCGTCTTTGAGTCGGCCCTGCAACAGACTTTATACCCTCTTTTTATGGGCTTCATTGGAAGGTACTGTTTCATACTGGACCTTTATTTGAAAGGAACCATGCTCTCGTCAATTGCCTGGTGAGAGGACGGCGAGTGCTCTTCATGAAATTTCTTGTTCAGTTTATTAATGAGGGGACGCAGCTTAGCAAGGCTGTCATAGacattttttctccttttcttttctttgcttgggTCGTTTACACGAAGGGAGTTCATGATATACTGGAATCGCTCGAAAGACATCACCTTGGCGATTTCTTCGCAGTTGAAAAGAGAATCACGGCTCCAGTagtgatgaatgatgatgatatgtggtgttttatggcgcaagggccaagtatggccaaagagcgccatgccaaaagGTAATTTTGACGATGTATTGTGAATGCAGTGGACAGTGGATTCATCATGGTAAATGTGACATGGCTGTTAAAAGGCCTAAAAGctgtcgctgtaaatggcgtaaaataaatAGGTACTAAAATGATGACACTGATTAGGGCATGGACGATGGCAATTGGGTTTCGTTAAAAAACATGATAGAACAAGACAACACATAACAGTGATAGTAGAACCTCAAGAGAGCGCTTTTATTAGAAGGGCTGTTAGTAGTGTGCTAAAAATTACCTGTCCAAATGATTTTGAGAGTATCTGTTTCCAATAAAAACTGTAAGACTAATTtcatgttaaaaagcggttcatcactaagaaaaaatgcaggttGAAGAGGTGTATTTTCACGATATGCAGAAAGAAAATACTTTTTCcgctctgtttctattgcagggcactaaATAAGAACATGAAGTACTGTCAGAATATTGCCGCACTTACCACAAGTCGGGGGATTGCCTCCAGTCAAGAGATGAgtgagtaccgtatgtgtggcctatccttaatcggcaaagaattacttcctcttaacgtgctgttttcccacttatccagttccccagttttggttttattatgtgaagcttattcattacttgtgactcccacttgccttgccaatgattccttaatttgcggcgtagaaaaggctttaggtctgtggtagggatgggaatatttctatctctgtcgctaaaagttactgatgtagcgctttcgtcagctgcttcgttcccttttatacctttgtgaccgggtacccagcatatgacaatcacttgattgcacatatatagggcgcacaataggttatacagctcattcaaaacagAATTCTTATATTTTTGTAAACTAATTAGTGCTTTCACGACagttaatgagtctgtgaagagaacagccttagcgatgtttgtgagcctgatgtgtttaatagccgagagtatagcgtatgcttccgctgtaaagatgctcgTGTATGGTTTTAGTGTCCCagatattgaaaatgatggtccaagagctgcgtaagcaataCCATCAGCAGATTTCGAagcatccgtgtaaaattcagcaaAGGAATACTTCTCCtttagttcaagaaaatgtgattgtatgtgagcctcaggccctcgtttcgatatttctaagatatgtcacattggatagtttgccactcccaaggcggtgggaaccgagtaggagccattgggatattttctagaaaagggacgcctgtttcttctgacagtgcttccactcggagggacagaggaggcctggtGGCTGGGCTgttacggaatagcctggcagtggacaagtcgctaattgcaaaatgacatggatgctgaatatctgatttaactttcaaggcgtaagagaaagataaatatgctgtttgtagatgaagagaccattcgttggattcaacgtacaggctctctacaggactagtcctgaaggcatctgtagcaagacggataccaaagtggtgaatcgaatctaacatcttcaaggcactaggcgtagcagagctatacactatagcaccacagtcaaggcgtgaccttatCAAACTTTTATACATGCCCAAAAGGCATCCTCTGTCCCTTCCCCAGGAtgtacgggacaagagcttcagaagattcattgtcttcatgcacttcgccttcagatatttcaagtgggggataaatgttcatttagtgtctaatatgaggcccaaaaatttatgttcatggctcaccGGGAGCTGTTGTCGATTAAGGTAAATAGCGGGTTCATGAAATATACCTGTCGTGTTCGAGAAGAGAACACACGTGCTTTTTGTGGGTTTCATTTAAACCCAATCTGATCAGCCCACATTGACAATTTGTTTAGCTCAAGCTGTACATGGCGCTCACAGATGGAAAgactacatgatttaaaaccttcttgtacgtcatctgcatacacagaataaaacattgtacgtggtatgatagtgtaaagtgagttcatttttataacgaatagagtgcagctaagcacgccaccttgtggtacacctgttttctgtgtaaatagacgagatagcacattaccaactctgacgcggaacgTGCGGTTTGACAGGTAACTCTGGATGACATTGAGCAAATTACCCCGGACTCCCATTTCGGCCAGGTCACGGAGAATTCCgaaccgccacgtggtgtcgtaagccttctccatgtcaataaatactgacaaaCAGAACTGCTTATGCACACACGCATCGCGAatattcgtctcgatgcggacaaggtgtgatcagttgtggacctaccttccctgaaaccacactgtaggggatccaatagtttgttactttcaagaaaatgaaggagacgccggttaaccattttttcaaagagtttgcataggcaacttgtcaacgctataggcctatagctgttgaCTGAAGTTTGGTCCTTGCCGTATTTTAGTATTGGAAGAATtattgcttccttccaggcggatggAATGTAGCCAGCTCAGAACACagagttgaagagtgacagtagtgttttgtgggtttcaAGGTGTAGGTGTTTGATGattatatacaatattctgtcacttcctggagcggattTGTTACAGCCATTGAGCGCAGCCTGAAATTGCGCCATGCTAAATGGGCGGTTGTAAGGTTGGTTGCTATTTCCTTTCCGGCCCAGAGGcagtcgttccacttgttgccgGTATCTCAGAAATGTGTCTGAATAATGGGATGAGCTAGAGATCCTTTCAAAATGTACCCCTAGAGAGTCGGCTTGGTCAAtgagtgtgtctccttgtgtatttacgaatggtagaggatgagtttcgcgggcttttattttgtttaccctattccaggcttttctttcgtctgtataaaAATTAATACTAGAgttgtatttttgccagctttcccttttggcatggcggcgcgttcttctaccttctgattttattttcttgaagctgatcaagttcttggtagttgggcagtcgcgaaggcgactccaagccttatttttatttttgcgggcttccttacactgctcattccaccaaggaatacgccgtttagagggtgatccattcgtttgagggatacatattgatgcaccatcagttataaatgccgtcaaatatgatactctatcatcgattgagagagtacaaatgtcatcccaggtcaaatgtgtcagctctctgtatcgtttccagtcagcacagtcggCCTTCCAACGTGGCAGATGTGGGGTACACTTATCGCCTTTTGTGAACTTTAAGAGAATttggaaatggtcactcccataaGGATTTTTGATTACGTCCCACTCTAGGTATGGaactagtgtacttgatgttatacTTAAGTCAATGGATCAGAACGTTTTGTtcgccacgctgtagaatgtggcttctttcttgtttagtaagcatgcattggaggATAAAAGGAACTTTTTTAATAAGCGCCCTCTCATatcacaacgagaatctccccagagggtgttatgtgcgtttaaatcacctactacaatgtaaggttcggggagttctgcgATAAAACTCTGGAATTCTGTTGTGGAAAGTTGATGGCATGGAGGGATGTACAGACAGGTAACTGTTACTAACTTATCAAATAGCACGgctctgattgccactgcctcAGGGGATGTTTGCAGATGTACATGTTGGCAGGCGATATccttatcaactataatagcaacaccgcctgacgaggcgagagcgtcactgcgatctttgcggtaaatggcatattgtttcagaaagttagtatgtgaacgattgaggtgtgtctcttgcacatACAGCACCTTTGGAAAAAACttgcgaaggagttccttaatgtcatcaagattgtgtattacacctctcacattccaatgcattacCTGCGTGGCCATACTGGAAGTGTTTTAttgtgtgtgtcaagagatattaGGTTCGCTCGAGGGActtttccaggccccttgatgtggccacggcggccgcatttcgatgggggcgaaatgtgaaaacacccgtgtacttagatttaggtgcacgttaaagaagcacaGTTGGtcgaattttccggagtcctccactacagcgtgcctcataatcagaaagtggttttggcacgtaaaaccccataattcaatttttttaaggccccttggtgcggggtatttcttttttgtgggcttgctccagggagcaacgccgttccttcggcgtctgagacgccgcagaagtttttgttacatccatcgcctcgtcagaggcgctggatgaagcccgctcagcgggcactctcgggagtttttcaggcctgtctgcacgagcagtggccctgggactggcaggctcggaggtctgctggcccttcgtgctagggggcggaagagcagtggctgctcccgccagggggctggtggcgtaaccgccgtcacactccgtgtgacttgcgcggccgccagaggatgtggcactgcccccccgcgcgtcacatcactgtaggacggattcgattggttgtggacagaaaaacgcttgcgcgcttctggaaaagaaatgtttagtttgaccttcagttcgattatttgtttttctttcttccatgacgggcacgatcgcgaataggtggggtggtctccgtcacagttagcgcagtgggttgCGGAAGAACAGGTGTCCGatgtgtggtctttagatgcacattttgcacaagtagcacgcgccggcagctctgagacccatgcgcaaaacgctgacacttgaagcatcggcgcggattgggaatgtaTTGGTCGTATGCGTAATTTCCAATATCCTGTCTCTAATGAATCAGGCAGTTTacttgttccaaatgttattattagatgctttgttggaatttccttgTCATCGCGCCTTAACTTAATTTGGTGCACCTTTACCGCGTTTTGTTTTTGCCATCCTTCCAACAGTTCGCTTTCACTAAGTTCAAagaggtcgtcatcagaaatgacaccacgtaGATTGGTCATTGACCGGTGGAGGCCCACGGAGACTGGCATGTCACCAAACGCAGCAAGTTTGgtcagtttgctgtattggagcttgtcacgcacttccagaagaaggtcgccgcttcccatcttagttactttgtaaccagagccgACTGCTTCAGTCAGACACTTTGCgaccacaaatggggatattgtgCGAACTGTCTTGGTTTCAGGCTGACTATGTATTACATGGTATTTGGGGAAAATTTCTTTCGGTTTCAAGAGAAAGTTGAAAGTTTCATCGGTGCGctccctcttcagggagcgatcaaggAGGGGGgggaaatttgaagccatatatagaatgcgcgccgcccacctcggagcccaacctggcgacgtcacaggattagaaacATTCTATTCTGCGTATGCCTGCGGTACATTctcactataacctaatatatatacccaagactggatatattacacaaggttaacccttgccgccaggaaataaggaagtaataagaagtgaagagaaaacaggaaagatgaaaaaggcgacagagaaagacgaagattggagaaaaggacaggaaaaggcgactgccgatttcctccaggtgggtcagtctggaggtgccgtctatgtgaagccgaggccgaagaggtgtgttgcctctgccggggggcctgAAAGGGCTAAACACCCAGCTTCgtctcaacccccaggatccccttttccccagacacggctaagccgcgcacggctacacgcgggagggtccaaccctcgtgtgctcgggtacgtggtgtcgcaacacatcaaacgcctgctggcgcagacgcccctgcggggtccaGTAATGATGAAAGTGATGTCGTTGTGACACGCTCATCAGGAGCAGCAATCCAAAATAAGCGCGCAGCTCATCACTTGTGAGCACCTCCCACTTCTTAGGGTATTTTTGTGCCCCGGCATGGTTTGCGCGCTCTAAAATGATTTCCAACACTTCATCGTCGAAATACAGATCAAAACAGTCGGCTGCCCGCACCATTGGCTTTGTTGAGAGCTGAGAGTACCATGACTTTGCAATCCCAACGCGGATCGGAGGTTCATTTGTACTCCAGTTGTCACCAAGTTCCTCTTCTAGTACGTCATCTACTTCGTGATACGGCCCGACTGTTTCCCGCTTGCCGTTTTCCCTGTTCTTTGAAATTGTTGGTCGCTGTTTCTTTCGTTTACCTGTTGATGGACCAGCTTCGTTGTCATCTTCGTCGGGGCTCGAATCTGGTGGTGCAAGCTCCGGTACGAACTCGTCCTCGCTACTCAGTGCCTCGTCCTCACTTGTTCCTGACTCATCTGGCAGGCTAAAAAAGAGTTCCAGTGCCTCTTCACGTGTGAGCGAGTCCACTGCAAATTCATAAAACCAGAAATAATAAGAATGTATCATATTTGTAGTTCGGGTCAGTTAGGCCTAACAAAAATAAGGATACGCTTTTAGAGTATGCTGGCTTCGACATCACTATCGCGCGGCCCTTTGCTCCGATCTTCAAATATGTCACACCAATGCAAGCAATAAGCATTGCTTTGAATGGGCAGAAAAGGAAAATCTTACCATTCATGCCGAACTCTCTTTGATCGAGTCCTACGGGAGCGAAAATTCTGAGTGCAACTTTCTAAACAGCACAACTTTCattagatggatggatgttatgagcgtcccctttggaacggggcggtgggttgcgccaccaagctcttgctactatgctgcctaataacccagctaggttaaacaatgaaaaaaaaaaaacgctataaactaccacgtccaaattttctgatcccctatggcgaactgtgcttttgtaggtctccgtcttttgtcgtttccctacttttcttccaccaatcctccaatcgcctcttactaatgtctattgcggacctgtttgctttaccactgctcccgctgaaccgaagggcttcaaagaggccagtggtgcctaaatcgaccgctgggtagacgtcttcacattctaatataaTATGCTCCGtcttttccctagctttaccgcagcaagcacatccttcttccttcttatatctcgctttataggtgcgtgttctaaggcataccgatctcgcttcgaaaagtaaagagcttccctttgagttatcataaatggtttgtttcctgatttcgttttttcctcttaagtagttactcatggcaggtttcttttccattggtgccacccatgagattaattcagcctctctgactttccgcttgaccttctttgttgctgtgttgcccaccccagaggctgcatacttgctggtaagcttcctagttcttttcctacactgggaatcaatgttttgcctgtacagatacctgaacactcttccagcacatttactttcttccatattcctcagccgttctgcTCGCCCTGCACACTATAGTGTGCAGGGCGATACCTGGGGTTGTTCATCGAGTGGTTTAGCAATTTAGAACACAATGAACGATTAACAGAGGAAAAGACAAAACCGCGCTGGATATCGCCCTGCACACTATAGTGTGCAGGGCGATACCTGGGCGCAGCTCAAGCACAGCAATACCTCCGCACAGCCAAGCCATTCTATAGTATGGCTTGGCTGTGCGGAGATTCCACATGCTGAACAGGAAGCTGAGATGGTTGCTGAAATTTTGGGCGGTGAACCTCTGCTGGGTGCTGATGCGACGAAGGAGATGGTGCTTGGCAGGATAGGACAGGCGGAGTGCATTCACGTCGCCAGCCGCGTATCTTGGAAGGTGAGAATGTCTATTTACAGCAGTGGAATTGTTATCTGCGAACAGCTGGCTTACGCTTGATTGTGGTCATTGTAATCTGTTTAACTCAGAAATGGACTTCCCAGCAATTTAGCCAACGCTCAATGCGAACTCATCCacgtttttcttagttttcatttCCCTCGTACTGTCCTAAATTTTAGGAGGTAAGTTGCAAACAAGTCGCTCTAAAGTCGGTATAGTAGGAACGGGAGTGAAGCTGCCGTGATGAAAGGACTACGGTGAAATGGATGTATTGTCTGAGTTTTTCTGCTGTTTTTCAGAGTTTCCAAAAAATTGGCACCATCACATGAACAAGTGTTTCAAATCGCCACTGATGTCTGGGATCATGAGCTTTGACAAACCACAATGTGATTACATTTTTTTGTCAGCCTCCTTCACTGCACAGTGTGACCTttgcaaataaataaactgaGTGACTGATTGATTAGCTTAAATAAAGCCAGTACAAGGCACCCCAAGCGCAAATGTCTTTTCGTTATGCCCTCTAGGTTCCTGGAATTGTACTGGCATCGGGAGCAGCGTTTGTGGAGGACGAAGAAGCAAGTGGGGAAGAAGGAGGCGATGGGGCACGGCCAACGGCAGACGTCCGGCTGACGGCCTCTGACGTGTCCCAGATGCGGCTGGTGGTTCGCCTGGTTGTCCTCAGCCAGTGCCACACTAGGTCGTCGCACGGACGAGTGGATGCCCGATCCCTGGAGACGCTAGCTGGCGCACACTGCGTCCTCGTGTCACTGTGGCCCGTTCCAGACACCGCCCTCAAGATCTTGCTCAGGACCTTCTACTCGTCACTCATGCAGGTAACGCTGTTGCATCACTGCGTTTATGTCGGTCGTGAATTTTGACAGCATTCCTCTTGTGTCCTAATTGAGGATGCGGACTTCAGTACCGGTTGAAGGCTGCGTATATGAGTAAATGGTGGTGTGCTTATTGTGAGAAACTAAAGTGCAGTGCAGTGCTGCACATGAATGCAAATTATATTAGCGTTTAAGCCTGTCCATACATGCGGCTTTTTAAGATTTATGGAATACTGGAACACCAGATACGTGGTACCGTCTTGTGACGCTGAGCTCATCTGGACTGCGCAGAACTATTATTGCAACTAAAGAGTATGTTCTGCTTGACTGCTGACCTAAAGGTGCTGGCAGCAACATGATGAATCATGTGCTGGGCTTCCTTTCTAACCAGTTGAACAGCTACGAAAAAAAGTGTTGTAGCGCAGTGTAGTTGAAGAAAACACCACGAGGTGTCAGTATTGGGatggcgctgctgctgccatccCAATTTCTGGTGTTCCAGTATTTCGTTAACCGGTGATACCATATGGACAGGCTAAAACACTCTTTTACGTTTAATTTAGAACGTGTATTATTCAAGACAGCTGCCTCTGAACTTCTCAAGTTCCTAATAAGTGATGAGAAATGTATAGTGGTCCCTGTGGCAAGGAGGGCAGCTCAAGATAAACCAAACAGTACACATGCTGCCAGACCTCTCTTGCTCTCTTATCCCTTATCATTAATTGTTTTCAtccccattttcttttcttttcctcggtGCAAGGTATTCAACCAcactcagtcctagttaacctcctcCTCATCTTTCGCTTGTCCCTCTTCCTTCCTACTCTCTGCTTAATTTAAGCAGATCAGGGTCGCGATTGGAGATCATGGTGGGGAATGCGCATTCAGTTTCGCCTCATGCAATTGGCCTAGGCCATGCAGACATCGTCTGCCGTGGTGCGCGACTATGTTTTTGGCAATGTCAAAATGACAACAAGCTCCTGTCAGTCATTTTCAAACCGAACATATTGTCTGCTAGGAGCATCCGTTCGATTAATCACACGCTCACTATGAGACCAGCTTTCCATGgcacgtctggtggattggattggatccaaaagGTGGCTGCAGCTATGGAATGGCACGTTTGGGTTCACCTAGCGACCATGCAGAGAAAGTAATGGTAATAAATTGCAGTAGCAGTACATATTACTACTGTATTTGAGAATGCGTTTAAggttgagaagaaaaaatacatttttgtcATGTAAAAATTTTATTCATTAGAAGgtgagaaacatttcgttttgtagtataatGTTCCCAAGTAGACGAAAAATGAGGTACGTCAACTTCTGGGGAGTTGCCGCTTGCCACTTGGCTGCTGTCTCCCTCCTGTTCTCACAAATTTTGTGGACCACCCATTCCGAATAAAGATctctcactcccccccccccccccccccggagctGTCACTCACAGCTTCTCGAGCATTTATATTTGCTGATTCCGTTGAGCCTCTAATGTGTCTTTTTCTGTTCTGTACTTTTACGGAGCAGGGCTCAAGAGCCAGTGCTGCTTCGAGTGAAGCCCTGTGCACGATCCAGACAATCAAGCAAGTTGGTCACCCAGCCAACTGGGCTAGCTTGGCACTGGTTGGTGGGGACGTGCACCCCTCCAACCAGGTGGTGCTCATGGGCCAGGCCCTGGTGGAACTGCTCAAAACACCTGACAAGTGCCGAGACGCCTTGCGTGTTGTCGTACACCTGGTGAGTGAGAAAGTAACAAAGATTTACAAAGCAGATGGTGCTCACAGAAAGGTTCTCACTCTTTGTCACGCTTCATTGCCTTGATGCATTAGACGAGTGCCGTCAGAAGGGCTGGAACATTGAGTGTTTGAGATGCTGGCTAG
The sequence above is a segment of the Dermacentor variabilis isolate Ectoservices chromosome 7, ASM5094787v1, whole genome shotgun sequence genome. Coding sequences within it:
- the LOC142587931 gene encoding tetratricopeptide repeat protein 28-like codes for the protein MRLVVRLVVLSQCHTRSSHGRVDARSLETLAGAHCVLVSLWPVPDTALKILLRTFYSSLMQGSRASAASSEALCTIQTIKQVGHPANWASLALVGGDVHPSNQVVLMGQALVELLKTPDKCRDALRVVVHLVREEFLGLRDASSQQRPLGPAEYVAMVYDCMFWMQKNVCLARHLHHLDKALRR